From a region of the Daphnia magna isolate NIES linkage group LG1, ASM2063170v1.1, whole genome shotgun sequence genome:
- the LOC116934977 gene encoding uncharacterized protein LOC116934977 isoform X2 has translation MSIHLDGVEIPALGRQFKLGTLYNFVDDIIIPSIHLWDPDDVSELKMVEEKESADVYIKTADQIDEEDETLEEREGQAPFLSNLGMDDHTAMSLMAGLLRPSLKGAWKYAADWVDSKDELFSHGTHVAVHCCRFEKDISINPDQLSIVCKPKELMKIQATHVVMAITYGLEAFCIFSQDSLAKTYARIFKDRLENEDDNWKPDRDEEGDEEDGGHCSIPKDLKCLLYSDLVDIQDGKNWTLKPVAEQYESCRKILKGGKEKTIPLRVWLYPLNKLKDLILAKMPLNIKDVSRELLFHCQVMLSRFHGICLEAELLAEELKGQESHQCIPSTVSKRIKHFKELIMQFLPTFIKALSVWTAQIRRGTGREDKMAKMINALKTQSPFVAEKLKHWLNLQRHELKTLKNLDKLPGVLLVSIMERLEKEMRNGGNGSYAVVLHLPSPRGELNSLVNEMNRYIDDFNASASSNWMIVTRASSNQQTTAKTTSPIFRQMFTSGQEFSNWITNHNSDTKNVRYIIFYDECTERTLPFTRLYECGRAETPPLDFTIPKAPGQVMVTKNRRGVIGLSWTADDTTGLRHYLVQYRAVDGQEDYWLSVQKSANTIEIEYLQSGEPYVFRVATETLGGRSPFSPVSCEVIIDPVCPPPIGLQAHEVTDTSISISWRHKTYLKTSAEEELSITSYSVECWMGDSGHESTFIQRTTMNKNIVLEPLDPGATYYVQVRVECKNASGSTFYSPASEILQTCTLQEAERAAIIVRRTSKKCSASPGIDVYELPLKKRGNAKIQGVGHYFFGEPSYLALFGKRRQRTILVLGATGSGKSTLINAMANYVLGIEWEDDFRFKLINEPTDKSQAYSQTDLVTTYDFYEMKGSRLDYSLTIVDTPGFGDTHGVEKDKKIMQQLKDYFQCPHGIQQLEAVCFVVQSSLARLTETQQYIFDQILYIFGKDIKDNIRIMVTFADNDLPPVLDAVKEAKIPSPIDPITKLPLHHKFNNSIFFVTNKNSRQVNEFNRTYFELAVKGFDKFFADLRNMEAKSLTLTREVLEERKRLEVLVEGLQLRTQIKLARIDEFEQIKKLLAENQQQMDENKNFDFEVEFLVPKSTDISGTGQFTTNCQKCTTTCHFPCSQASDADKHRCSVMDPNGICRICKCPWNVHFNQKYRYEMVKEKVQRSSEAIRKQYQGAKAKALTNEELFAKIQAEIDQYEKQLMELVQETSPCIQRLNEIGRASCRERGGRGLLMNFVSALFSSVRVCPKKKKKKK, from the exons ATGTCTATCCATTTGGACGGCGTTGAGATTCCGGCCTTAGGTCGCCAGTTTAAACTAGGGACACTTTACAATTTTGTCGATGACATCATCATACCAA GTATTCACTTATGGGACCCAGATGATGTGTCCGAATTAAAAATGgttgaagagaaagaaagtGCTGACGTTTACATAAAGACGGCCGACCAAATCGATGAGGAAGACGAGACTCTTGAAGAAAGAGAAGGCCAGGCACCGTTCCTCTCCAATTTAGGAATGGACGATCACACGGCCATGAGTTTAATGGCCGGACTGTTGCGTCCATCTCTAAAGGGAGCTTGGAAATATGCGGCTGATTGGGTCGACTCGAAGGACGAATTATTTAGCCATGGAACTCACGTGGCAGTCCATTGCTGCCGTTTCGAAAAGGATATTTCAATCAATCCTGATCAATTGTCCATCGTCTGCAAGCCAAAAGAGCTAATGAAAATTCAGGCAACTCACGTCGTCATGGCGATCACCTATGGCCTAGAGGCGTTTTGCATCTTCTCCCAGGACAGCCTAGCCAAAACTTACGCACGTATCTTTAAAGACCGGCTGGAGAACGAAGACGACAATTGGAAACCTGATCGTGACGAAGAAGGGGACGAAGAGGATGGTGGACATTGCTCTATCCCAAAAGACTTGAAATGCCTTCTCTACAGCGATCTAGTGGATATTCAAGATGGCAAAAATTGGACATTGAAGCCTGTCGCAGAGCAGTACGAATCCTGCAGGAAGATACTGAAAggcggaaaagaaaagaccaTCCCGCTGAGAGTGTGGTTGTATCCACTCAACAAGCTGAAGGATCTCATACTTGCTAAAATGCCCCTAAATATTAAAGATGTCTCGCGGGAATTGCTCTTCCATTGCCAAGTTATGTTGAGCCGTTTTCATGGAATCTGTCTGGAAGCGGAACTGTTAGCTGAAGAATTGAAAGGACAAGAAAGTCACCAATGCATTCCATCGACAGTCAGCAAAAGAATCAAGCACTTTAAAGAGTTGATAATGCAATTTCTGCCAACTTTCATCAAAGCCCTGTCTGTATGGACTGCTCAAATTCGTCGTGGAACGGGTCGAGAAGACAAAATGGCCAAAATGATCAATGCATTGAAGACCCAGTCGCCATTCGTTGCTGAAAAGCTGAAACACTGGCTCAATCTACAGAGACATGAATTGAAAACTTTAAAGAATCTGGATAAATTGCCTGGTGTGCTTTTGGTGTCGATCATGGAacgccttgaaaaagaaatgagaaacGGAGGCAATGGGTCGTACGCCGTCGTTCTTCATCTGCCCAGTCCGAGAGGAGAATTAAACTCTCTAGTTAACGAGATGAATCGTTATATCGACGATTTTAATGCATCTGCATCATCGAACTGGATGATTGTAACAAGGGCTAGTAGCAACCAGCAAACAACAGCGAAGACGACGTCCCCCATATTTCGTCAAATGTTCACGTCCGGCCAAGAATTTTCCAACTGGATTACGAATCACAATTCAGATACCAAGAACGTCCGCTACATCATCTTTTACGACGAATGCACTGAACGAACATTGCCCTTCACAAGATTATACGAGTGTGGCAGGGCAGAGACTCCTCCGTTGGATTTCACCATCCCAAAGGCTCCTGGACAAGTGATGGTTACAAAGAATCGTCGTGGTGTGATCGGATTGAGTTGGACGGCTGATGATACGACCGGACTACGCCACTATCTGGTCCAGTATCGCGCAGTGGATGGGCAAGAAGACTATTGGCTTTCCGTCCAGAAGTCTGCAAACACAATCGAAATTGAATACCTTCAATCAGGTGAACCTTACGTGTTCAGGGTGGCAACAGAGACACTTGGAGGGAGGAGCCCTTTCAGCCCTGTCAGCTGCGAAGTAATAATAGATCCAGTTTGTCCACCGCCAATTGGATTGCAAGCTCACGAGGTGACCGATACGAGCATATCTATTTCATGGAGACATAAAACTTATTTGAAAACCAGTGCTGAAGAAGAACTGAGTATTACATCGTACTCTGTTGAATGCTGGATGGGCGATAGCGGTCACGAATCGACATTCATTCAACGAACTACGATGAACAAGAACATCGTATTAGAGCCGCTAGATCCAGGTGCGACTTACTACGTTCAAGTTAGGGTTGAATGCAAAAACGCCAGTGGCTCTACTTTCTATAGCCCGGCGTCAGAGATTTTGCAAACTTGTACATTGCAAGAGGCAGAGCGAGCAGCGATCATCGTCCGTCGTACCAGCAAAAAATGTTCCGCTTCGCCTGGAATTGACGTTTACGAATTGCCGTTGAAAAAACGTGGCAATGCCAAAATTCAGGGAGTTGGCCATTACTTTTTTGGTGAGCCGAGTTATTTGGCATTGTTTGGCAAACGTCGACAAAGAACCATCTTGGTACTGGGTGCCACCGGTTCAGGTAAGAGTACACTCATTAACGCCATGGCGAATTACGTACTGGGCATTGAATGGGAAGATGATTTCCGTTTCAAGTTGATCAACGAACCAACAGACAAATCGCAGGCTTACAGTCAGACGGACTTGGTGACCACCTACGATTTTTACGAGATGAAAGGCTCCCGTTTGGATTATTCGCTGACCATCGTCGATACTCCGGGATTTGGCGATACGCACGGAGTcgaaaaagacaagaaaattaTGCAACAACTCAAAGATTATTTCCAGTGTCCTCACGGGATCCAGCAATTAGAGGCCGTTTGTTTCGTCGTCCAGTCGTCGCTCGCCAGATTGACGGAAACCCAGCAATATATCTTTGACCAGATTCTATACATCTTTGGTAAAGACATTAAAGATAATATCCGCATCATGGTGACATTTGCTGACAATGATTTGCCGCCAGTCCTCGACGCTGTCAAAGAGGCTAAAATTCCGTCACCCATCGACCCAATTACCAAACTGCCACTTCACCATAAATTTaacaattccattttcttcgtGACTAATAAAAACAGCCGTCAAGTAAATGAATTCAACCGGACTTACTTTGAGTTGGCCGTTAAAGGTTTCGACAAATTCTTTGCCGATTTGAGGAACATGGAAGCCAAATCCTTGACGCTAACCCGCGAAGTGCTCGAAGAACGAAAACGACTAGAAGTTCTTGTCGAAGGCCTTCAACTTCGTACCCAAATCAAATTGGCACGGATCGACGAGTTTGAACAAATTAAGAAACTGCTGGCAGAGAATCAACAACAAATGGATGAAAAcaagaattttgattttgaagtcGAGTTTCTTGTTCCAAAGTCGACGGACATCAGCGGGACGGGCCAGTTCACCACCAACTGTCAAAAATGTACCACAACGTGCCATTTTCCTTGTTCGCAAGCCAGTGACGCCGATAAACATCGTTGTTCCGTCATGGATCCAAATGGAATCTGCAGAATCTGCAAGTGCCCGTGGAACGTTCATTTCAATCAAAAGTACAGGTACGAAATGGTGAAGGAGAAAGTGCAGCGTTCATCAGAAGCCATCCGGAAGCAATACCAAGGGGCCAAGGCCAAAGCCCTGACTAACGAAGAACTCTTCGCCAAAATTCAGGCAGAGATTGACCAATATGAAAAGCAGCTGATGGAGCTGGTGCAGGAGACTTCTCCTTGCATACAAAGATTGAACGAGATC GGAAGAG CGTCGTG tagggaaagaggggggagggggctattaatgaatttcgtgtctgctttgttttcttcagtGCGTGTgtgtccaaaaaaaaaaaaaaagaaaaagtaa
- the LOC116934977 gene encoding uncharacterized protein LOC116934977 isoform X1 yields the protein MSIHLDGVEIPALGRQFKLGTLYNFVDDIIIPSIHLWDPDDVSELKMVEEKESADVYIKTADQIDEEDETLEEREGQAPFLSNLGMDDHTAMSLMAGLLRPSLKGAWKYAADWVDSKDELFSHGTHVAVHCCRFEKDISINPDQLSIVCKPKELMKIQATHVVMAITYGLEAFCIFSQDSLAKTYARIFKDRLENEDDNWKPDRDEEGDEEDGGHCSIPKDLKCLLYSDLVDIQDGKNWTLKPVAEQYESCRKILKGGKEKTIPLRVWLYPLNKLKDLILAKMPLNIKDVSRELLFHCQVMLSRFHGICLEAELLAEELKGQESHQCIPSTVSKRIKHFKELIMQFLPTFIKALSVWTAQIRRGTGREDKMAKMINALKTQSPFVAEKLKHWLNLQRHELKTLKNLDKLPGVLLVSIMERLEKEMRNGGNGSYAVVLHLPSPRGELNSLVNEMNRYIDDFNASASSNWMIVTRASSNQQTTAKTTSPIFRQMFTSGQEFSNWITNHNSDTKNVRYIIFYDECTERTLPFTRLYECGRAETPPLDFTIPKAPGQVMVTKNRRGVIGLSWTADDTTGLRHYLVQYRAVDGQEDYWLSVQKSANTIEIEYLQSGEPYVFRVATETLGGRSPFSPVSCEVIIDPVCPPPIGLQAHEVTDTSISISWRHKTYLKTSAEEELSITSYSVECWMGDSGHESTFIQRTTMNKNIVLEPLDPGATYYVQVRVECKNASGSTFYSPASEILQTCTLQEAERAAIIVRRTSKKCSASPGIDVYELPLKKRGNAKIQGVGHYFFGEPSYLALFGKRRQRTILVLGATGSGKSTLINAMANYVLGIEWEDDFRFKLINEPTDKSQAYSQTDLVTTYDFYEMKGSRLDYSLTIVDTPGFGDTHGVEKDKKIMQQLKDYFQCPHGIQQLEAVCFVVQSSLARLTETQQYIFDQILYIFGKDIKDNIRIMVTFADNDLPPVLDAVKEAKIPSPIDPITKLPLHHKFNNSIFFVTNKNSRQVNEFNRTYFELAVKGFDKFFADLRNMEAKSLTLTREVLEERKRLEVLVEGLQLRTQIKLARIDEFEQIKKLLAENQQQMDENKNFDFEVEFLVPKSTDISGTGQFTTNCQKCTTTCHFPCSQASDADKHRCSVMDPNGICRICKCPWNVHFNQKYRYEMVKEKVQRSSEAIRKQYQGAKAKALTNEELFAKIQAEIDQYEKQLMELVQETSPCIQRLNEIALKPHMLSIPSYIKLMIETEKQEHRPGYQQRITTLQRLHQVAEMMTKLVNDHQSSKTQPSTSQSMQTVRRPSSVLFKSFKR from the exons ATGTCTATCCATTTGGACGGCGTTGAGATTCCGGCCTTAGGTCGCCAGTTTAAACTAGGGACACTTTACAATTTTGTCGATGACATCATCATACCAA GTATTCACTTATGGGACCCAGATGATGTGTCCGAATTAAAAATGgttgaagagaaagaaagtGCTGACGTTTACATAAAGACGGCCGACCAAATCGATGAGGAAGACGAGACTCTTGAAGAAAGAGAAGGCCAGGCACCGTTCCTCTCCAATTTAGGAATGGACGATCACACGGCCATGAGTTTAATGGCCGGACTGTTGCGTCCATCTCTAAAGGGAGCTTGGAAATATGCGGCTGATTGGGTCGACTCGAAGGACGAATTATTTAGCCATGGAACTCACGTGGCAGTCCATTGCTGCCGTTTCGAAAAGGATATTTCAATCAATCCTGATCAATTGTCCATCGTCTGCAAGCCAAAAGAGCTAATGAAAATTCAGGCAACTCACGTCGTCATGGCGATCACCTATGGCCTAGAGGCGTTTTGCATCTTCTCCCAGGACAGCCTAGCCAAAACTTACGCACGTATCTTTAAAGACCGGCTGGAGAACGAAGACGACAATTGGAAACCTGATCGTGACGAAGAAGGGGACGAAGAGGATGGTGGACATTGCTCTATCCCAAAAGACTTGAAATGCCTTCTCTACAGCGATCTAGTGGATATTCAAGATGGCAAAAATTGGACATTGAAGCCTGTCGCAGAGCAGTACGAATCCTGCAGGAAGATACTGAAAggcggaaaagaaaagaccaTCCCGCTGAGAGTGTGGTTGTATCCACTCAACAAGCTGAAGGATCTCATACTTGCTAAAATGCCCCTAAATATTAAAGATGTCTCGCGGGAATTGCTCTTCCATTGCCAAGTTATGTTGAGCCGTTTTCATGGAATCTGTCTGGAAGCGGAACTGTTAGCTGAAGAATTGAAAGGACAAGAAAGTCACCAATGCATTCCATCGACAGTCAGCAAAAGAATCAAGCACTTTAAAGAGTTGATAATGCAATTTCTGCCAACTTTCATCAAAGCCCTGTCTGTATGGACTGCTCAAATTCGTCGTGGAACGGGTCGAGAAGACAAAATGGCCAAAATGATCAATGCATTGAAGACCCAGTCGCCATTCGTTGCTGAAAAGCTGAAACACTGGCTCAATCTACAGAGACATGAATTGAAAACTTTAAAGAATCTGGATAAATTGCCTGGTGTGCTTTTGGTGTCGATCATGGAacgccttgaaaaagaaatgagaaacGGAGGCAATGGGTCGTACGCCGTCGTTCTTCATCTGCCCAGTCCGAGAGGAGAATTAAACTCTCTAGTTAACGAGATGAATCGTTATATCGACGATTTTAATGCATCTGCATCATCGAACTGGATGATTGTAACAAGGGCTAGTAGCAACCAGCAAACAACAGCGAAGACGACGTCCCCCATATTTCGTCAAATGTTCACGTCCGGCCAAGAATTTTCCAACTGGATTACGAATCACAATTCAGATACCAAGAACGTCCGCTACATCATCTTTTACGACGAATGCACTGAACGAACATTGCCCTTCACAAGATTATACGAGTGTGGCAGGGCAGAGACTCCTCCGTTGGATTTCACCATCCCAAAGGCTCCTGGACAAGTGATGGTTACAAAGAATCGTCGTGGTGTGATCGGATTGAGTTGGACGGCTGATGATACGACCGGACTACGCCACTATCTGGTCCAGTATCGCGCAGTGGATGGGCAAGAAGACTATTGGCTTTCCGTCCAGAAGTCTGCAAACACAATCGAAATTGAATACCTTCAATCAGGTGAACCTTACGTGTTCAGGGTGGCAACAGAGACACTTGGAGGGAGGAGCCCTTTCAGCCCTGTCAGCTGCGAAGTAATAATAGATCCAGTTTGTCCACCGCCAATTGGATTGCAAGCTCACGAGGTGACCGATACGAGCATATCTATTTCATGGAGACATAAAACTTATTTGAAAACCAGTGCTGAAGAAGAACTGAGTATTACATCGTACTCTGTTGAATGCTGGATGGGCGATAGCGGTCACGAATCGACATTCATTCAACGAACTACGATGAACAAGAACATCGTATTAGAGCCGCTAGATCCAGGTGCGACTTACTACGTTCAAGTTAGGGTTGAATGCAAAAACGCCAGTGGCTCTACTTTCTATAGCCCGGCGTCAGAGATTTTGCAAACTTGTACATTGCAAGAGGCAGAGCGAGCAGCGATCATCGTCCGTCGTACCAGCAAAAAATGTTCCGCTTCGCCTGGAATTGACGTTTACGAATTGCCGTTGAAAAAACGTGGCAATGCCAAAATTCAGGGAGTTGGCCATTACTTTTTTGGTGAGCCGAGTTATTTGGCATTGTTTGGCAAACGTCGACAAAGAACCATCTTGGTACTGGGTGCCACCGGTTCAGGTAAGAGTACACTCATTAACGCCATGGCGAATTACGTACTGGGCATTGAATGGGAAGATGATTTCCGTTTCAAGTTGATCAACGAACCAACAGACAAATCGCAGGCTTACAGTCAGACGGACTTGGTGACCACCTACGATTTTTACGAGATGAAAGGCTCCCGTTTGGATTATTCGCTGACCATCGTCGATACTCCGGGATTTGGCGATACGCACGGAGTcgaaaaagacaagaaaattaTGCAACAACTCAAAGATTATTTCCAGTGTCCTCACGGGATCCAGCAATTAGAGGCCGTTTGTTTCGTCGTCCAGTCGTCGCTCGCCAGATTGACGGAAACCCAGCAATATATCTTTGACCAGATTCTATACATCTTTGGTAAAGACATTAAAGATAATATCCGCATCATGGTGACATTTGCTGACAATGATTTGCCGCCAGTCCTCGACGCTGTCAAAGAGGCTAAAATTCCGTCACCCATCGACCCAATTACCAAACTGCCACTTCACCATAAATTTaacaattccattttcttcgtGACTAATAAAAACAGCCGTCAAGTAAATGAATTCAACCGGACTTACTTTGAGTTGGCCGTTAAAGGTTTCGACAAATTCTTTGCCGATTTGAGGAACATGGAAGCCAAATCCTTGACGCTAACCCGCGAAGTGCTCGAAGAACGAAAACGACTAGAAGTTCTTGTCGAAGGCCTTCAACTTCGTACCCAAATCAAATTGGCACGGATCGACGAGTTTGAACAAATTAAGAAACTGCTGGCAGAGAATCAACAACAAATGGATGAAAAcaagaattttgattttgaagtcGAGTTTCTTGTTCCAAAGTCGACGGACATCAGCGGGACGGGCCAGTTCACCACCAACTGTCAAAAATGTACCACAACGTGCCATTTTCCTTGTTCGCAAGCCAGTGACGCCGATAAACATCGTTGTTCCGTCATGGATCCAAATGGAATCTGCAGAATCTGCAAGTGCCCGTGGAACGTTCATTTCAATCAAAAGTACAGGTACGAAATGGTGAAGGAGAAAGTGCAGCGTTCATCAGAAGCCATCCGGAAGCAATACCAAGGGGCCAAGGCCAAAGCCCTGACTAACGAAGAACTCTTCGCCAAAATTCAGGCAGAGATTGACCAATATGAAAAGCAGCTGATGGAGCTGGTGCAGGAGACTTCTCCTTGCATACAAAGATTGAACGAGATCGCCCTTAAGCCTCACATGCTCTCCATACCGTCTTACATTAAGCTAATGATTGAAACTGAGAAACAAGAGCATCGCCCTGGATACCAACAGAGAATCACGACGCTGCAAAGACTTCACCAAGTAGCAGAGATGATGACTAAACTGGTGAACGACCATCAGAGTTCTAAAACGCAGCCTTCTACATCACAGTCTATGCAAACTGTCCGTCGCCCCTCGTCGGTTTTATTCAAAAGTTTTAAGCGTTAA